One window of Enterobacter sp. RHBSTW-00175 genomic DNA carries:
- a CDS encoding tetratricopeptide repeat protein, giving the protein MKPLFLLLFLITSFAYADEIGSQYKEQAEAGDAHAQYYLADTYFSSGDSKQATFWAEKAAKGGDIDAMALLSQIQFTQGDYAHAKALAQQATIAGSKRGAIMLARVLVNTQAGKTDYPQAIKLLQTATEDIDNDSAVDAQLLLGLIYANGVEVAQDDVKAASWFKRSSSLSRTGYAEYWAGMLFQQGEKGFITPNKQKALYWLNLSCTEGFDTGCEEFDALSGE; this is encoded by the coding sequence ATGAAACCACTTTTTCTGTTGTTGTTCCTTATTACGTCATTCGCTTACGCAGATGAAATTGGCAGCCAATACAAAGAGCAAGCCGAGGCCGGTGATGCCCATGCCCAGTATTATCTGGCCGATACTTACTTCAGTTCTGGCGATAGCAAGCAGGCCACGTTCTGGGCAGAGAAAGCGGCAAAAGGCGGGGATATCGATGCGATGGCGTTACTGTCCCAAATCCAGTTTACCCAGGGCGATTACGCGCATGCCAAAGCGCTGGCCCAGCAGGCCACCATTGCGGGCAGTAAGCGCGGTGCAATTATGCTGGCGCGCGTGCTGGTGAACACCCAGGCGGGCAAAACCGATTACCCGCAGGCCATCAAATTGCTGCAAACAGCCACCGAAGATATTGATAACGACTCCGCAGTCGACGCCCAACTGCTGCTGGGGCTGATTTATGCCAACGGCGTTGAAGTGGCTCAGGACGATGTAAAAGCGGCCTCCTGGTTCAAACGCAGTTCATCATTGTCGCGCACCGGTTATGCCGAATACTGGGCGGGAATGCTGTTCCAGCAGGGCGAAAAAGGCTTTATCACACCGAATAAACAGAAGGCGCTTTACTGGTTAAACCTGAGCTGTACCGAAGGGTTTGATACGGGGTGTGAAGAGTTTGACGCGTTGAGCGGGGAGTAA
- the fdhF gene encoding formate dehydrogenase subunit alpha, with the protein MKKVVTVCPYCASGCKIHLVVDNGKIVRAEAAQGKTNQGTLCLKGYYGWDFINDTQILTPRLKTPMIRRERGGKLESVSWSEALDYVATRLSAIKAKYGPDAIQTTGSSRGTGNETNYVMQKFARAVIGTNNVDCCARVUHGPSVAGLHQSVGNGAMSNAINEIDNTDLVFIFGYNPADSHPIVANHVINAKRNGAKIIVCDPRKIETARIADMHIALKNGSNIALLNAMGHVIIEENLYDKAFVANRTEGFEEYRKIVEGYTPESVEAITGVSAQEIRQAARMYAAAKTAAILWGMGVTQFYQGVETVRSLTSLAMLTGNLGKPHVGVNPVRGQNNVQGACDMGALPDTYPGYQYVKFPENRAKFAKAWGVESLPEHTGYRISELPHRAAHGEVRAAYIMGEDPLQTDAELSAVRKGFEDLELVIVQDIFMTKTAAAADVILPSTSWGEHEGVYTAADRGFQRFFKAVEPKWDLKTDWQIISEIATRMGYPMHYNNTQEIWDELRHLCPDFYGATYEKMGELGYIQWPCRDESEADQGTSYLFQEKFDTPNGLAQFFTCDWVAPIDKLTDEYPMVLSTVREVGHYSCRSMTGNCAALAALADEPGYAQINTADAERLGIQDEALVWVNSRKGRIITRAQVSDRPNKGAVYMTYQWWIGACNELVTENLSPITKTPEYKYCAVRVEPIVDQHAAEQYVIDEYGDAANLLI; encoded by the coding sequence ATGAAAAAAGTCGTCACGGTTTGCCCTTATTGTGCCTCAGGTTGCAAGATCCACCTGGTGGTCGATAACGGTAAAATCGTACGGGCGGAGGCGGCACAGGGGAAAACCAACCAGGGCACGCTGTGCCTGAAAGGCTACTACGGCTGGGATTTTATTAACGATACCCAGATCCTGACCCCGCGCCTTAAAACCCCGATGATCCGCCGCGAACGCGGTGGCAAGCTGGAATCCGTCTCCTGGAGCGAAGCGCTGGATTACGTCGCCACGCGCCTGAGCGCCATCAAAGCCAAGTATGGCCCGGATGCGATTCAGACTACCGGCTCATCACGCGGGACCGGTAATGAAACCAACTATGTAATGCAAAAATTCGCGCGCGCCGTTATTGGTACCAATAACGTCGACTGCTGCGCTCGCGTCTGACACGGCCCATCGGTTGCAGGTCTGCACCAGTCGGTCGGTAACGGCGCAATGAGTAATGCGATTAACGAGATAGATAACACCGATCTGGTGTTTATTTTTGGCTACAACCCGGCGGATTCTCACCCTATCGTCGCGAACCACGTGATTAACGCGAAACGCAACGGGGCGAAAATCATCGTCTGCGATCCGCGCAAAATTGAAACTGCGCGCATTGCGGATATGCACATCGCACTGAAAAACGGCTCGAATATCGCGCTGTTGAATGCGATGGGCCACGTCATTATTGAGGAGAATCTGTACGACAAGGCGTTTGTCGCCAACCGTACGGAAGGCTTTGAAGAGTATCGTAAAATTGTCGAAGGCTATACGCCAGAGTCGGTCGAAGCGATAACCGGCGTCAGCGCGCAGGAGATCCGCCAGGCAGCACGGATGTACGCGGCAGCAAAAACCGCCGCCATTCTGTGGGGAATGGGCGTGACCCAGTTCTATCAGGGCGTGGAAACCGTGCGTTCCCTGACGAGCCTCGCCATGCTGACCGGCAACCTTGGCAAGCCGCATGTCGGCGTGAACCCGGTGCGTGGCCAGAATAACGTGCAGGGTGCGTGTGATATGGGCGCGCTGCCGGATACCTATCCGGGATATCAGTACGTGAAGTTCCCGGAAAACCGCGCCAAGTTTGCGAAGGCCTGGGGTGTGGAAAGCCTGCCTGAACACACTGGCTATCGCATCAGCGAGCTGCCGCACCGTGCGGCGCATGGCGAAGTGCGTGCAGCCTACATCATGGGTGAAGATCCACTCCAGACCGACGCCGAGCTGTCTGCGGTACGTAAAGGGTTTGAGGATCTGGAGCTTGTGATTGTCCAGGATATCTTTATGACCAAAACCGCGGCGGCGGCGGATGTGATTTTACCGTCTACGTCGTGGGGCGAGCATGAAGGTGTCTATACGGCGGCAGACCGTGGCTTCCAGCGCTTCTTTAAAGCGGTAGAGCCGAAGTGGGACCTGAAAACCGACTGGCAGATTATCAGCGAAATCGCCACCCGGATGGGGTATCCGATGCACTACAACAACACCCAGGAAATCTGGGACGAGTTGCGTCATCTGTGCCCGGACTTCTACGGGGCCACCTATGAAAAAATGGGTGAACTGGGGTATATCCAGTGGCCATGCCGCGATGAGTCAGAAGCCGATCAGGGTACGTCGTATCTCTTCCAGGAGAAATTCGATACCCCGAACGGGCTGGCACAGTTCTTCACCTGCGACTGGGTCGCGCCAATCGATAAACTCACTGATGAGTATCCGATGGTGCTCTCCACCGTGCGTGAAGTGGGCCACTACTCCTGTCGTTCGATGACCGGCAACTGTGCTGCTCTGGCCGCCCTGGCGGATGAACCTGGCTATGCGCAGATCAACACCGCCGACGCTGAACGTCTTGGCATTCAGGATGAAGCGCTGGTGTGGGTGAACTCACGCAAAGGCCGCATCATCACCCGCGCGCAGGTCAGCGATCGACCCAACAAAGGGGCGGTCTATATGACCTACCAGTGGTGGATCGGTGCCTGTAACGAACTGGTGACGGAAAACTTAAGTCCGATAACCAAAACGCCGGAGTATAAATACTGCGCCGTACGCGTAGAGCCGATTGTCGATCAACATGCTGCCGAACAGTATGTCATCGACGAATATGGTGATGCTGCCAACTTACTGATTTAG
- a CDS encoding response regulator, which yields MKPAILVVDDDTAVCELLQDVLNEHVFTVLVCHNGQDALSLAQLEPNIALVLLDMMLPDINGLQVLLQLQKLRPELPVIMLTGLGSESDVVVGLEMGADDYIGKPFNPRVVVARVKAVLRRTGVLATEAAAPRAPGIAFNGWTLDTTRCELSDPQRNTVSLTQGEYGLLLALTQNARRVLSREQLLELTHSESAEVFDRTIDVLIMRLRRKIEANPHQPALIKTIRGLGYVFATDVSHNEKAA from the coding sequence ATGAAACCGGCGATTCTGGTGGTTGATGACGATACCGCAGTGTGCGAACTGCTACAGGACGTGCTTAACGAGCACGTCTTTACGGTGTTGGTTTGTCATAACGGCCAGGACGCCCTGAGCCTGGCGCAGCTTGAACCCAACATTGCGCTGGTATTGCTGGATATGATGTTGCCGGATATCAACGGCTTGCAGGTGTTATTGCAGCTACAGAAATTGCGCCCGGAGCTACCCGTCATCATGCTGACGGGGCTTGGCAGTGAATCCGATGTCGTGGTTGGCCTGGAGATGGGCGCTGACGATTACATCGGTAAGCCGTTTAATCCACGTGTGGTGGTTGCGCGCGTTAAAGCCGTGCTGCGCCGTACTGGCGTGTTGGCAACCGAAGCCGCCGCCCCGCGCGCGCCGGGGATCGCCTTTAATGGCTGGACGCTGGATACCACCCGTTGTGAGCTGAGCGATCCGCAACGCAATACCGTGTCGTTAACGCAGGGTGAGTATGGTCTGCTGCTGGCGCTGACGCAAAACGCCCGCCGGGTACTGAGCCGCGAACAACTTCTTGAGCTTACCCACAGCGAAAGTGCCGAGGTGTTTGACCGCACTATCGATGTGTTGATTATGCGTCTGCGGCGCAAAATCGAGGCCAACCCGCACCAGCCTGCGCTGATTAAAACTATTCGCGGGCTGGGATATGTCTTTGCCACCGATGTTTCTCACAACGAAAAAGCCGCTTAA
- a CDS encoding carbohydrate kinase family protein encodes MMERKGIIAAGNMLVDHVHQIVQWPERGWLAEITHSERSTGGAPLNVLLTLAKMHVGLPLQAVGLIGEDGDGDYILAMLDQYHVNRQRVQRTTFAPTSMSQVMTDPSGQRTFFHSPGANRLLDLPAFDRLDGTMKIFHLGYLLLLDSLDMPDDEFGTRSARLLAQMRDQGYETSLDLVSRKGDPRYQPLVLPALRHLDYLVINELEAGEFSGLEMRDSNDAPDIAHIAEAAAQLLAAGVRQRVVIHCPEGAWGEVPGEAGRWIPSWMLEQEEIIGSVGAGDAFCAGFLYGCHESLPLAESIYLAHACARASLMAANAIDGAKTLTELQVFIKENR; translated from the coding sequence ATAATGGAACGCAAAGGGATCATCGCCGCAGGTAATATGCTGGTGGATCATGTTCACCAGATAGTGCAATGGCCGGAGCGCGGCTGGCTGGCGGAAATCACCCACAGCGAGCGCTCAACCGGCGGCGCGCCGCTGAACGTTCTACTGACGCTGGCGAAAATGCATGTCGGCCTGCCTTTACAGGCGGTGGGGTTGATTGGCGAAGATGGCGACGGGGATTATATTCTGGCGATGCTCGACCAGTATCATGTCAACCGCCAGCGCGTACAACGCACCACTTTTGCCCCCACCTCGATGTCGCAGGTGATGACCGACCCCAGCGGGCAGCGCACCTTCTTTCACTCGCCAGGGGCAAACCGTCTGTTGGATCTCCCCGCTTTCGACCGGCTTGATGGCACGATGAAAATCTTCCATCTGGGGTATCTGCTGCTGCTCGACAGCCTGGATATGCCGGACGATGAATTTGGCACGCGCAGCGCACGCCTGCTGGCACAGATGCGCGACCAGGGATATGAAACCTCGCTCGACCTCGTCTCCCGTAAGGGCGACCCGCGCTATCAGCCTCTGGTGCTCCCTGCCCTGCGCCATCTCGACTATCTGGTGATTAACGAACTTGAAGCCGGCGAGTTTAGTGGCCTGGAGATGCGCGACAGCAACGATGCCCCGGATATCGCCCACATCGCCGAAGCGGCTGCGCAATTACTGGCGGCTGGCGTCAGGCAGCGCGTGGTGATCCACTGCCCGGAAGGCGCCTGGGGAGAAGTACCGGGTGAAGCGGGTCGCTGGATCCCGTCATGGATGCTGGAACAAGAGGAGATTATTGGCAGCGTGGGTGCAGGCGATGCGTTTTGCGCGGGCTTTTTATACGGCTGCCATGAATCACTGCCGCTGGCTGAGAGTATTTATCTGGCCCACGCCTGCGCGCGGGCAAGCCTGATGGCCGCCAACGCCATTGATGGCGCAAAGACGCTGACAGAGTTGCAGGTGTTTATTAAAGAGAACCGTTAA
- a CDS encoding ketose 1,6-bisphosphate aldolase, with protein sequence MPLISLADGLEHAREHHYALGAFNVLDSHFLRALFAAAKQERSPFIINIAEVHFKYVSLDSLVEAVKFEAARHDIPVVLNLDHGLHYEAVVRALRLGFSSVMFDGSTLSYEENIRQTREVVKMCHAVGVSVEAELGAVGGDEGGALYGHADEAFFTDPHLAREFVDLTGIDALAVAIGNAHGKYKGEPKLDFPRLDAIRQQTGLPLVLHGGSGISDADFRRAIELGIHKINFYTGMSQAALASVEHRMSHRQPLYDEFAELLLGIEEAITDTVAEQMRIFGSAGQA encoded by the coding sequence ATGCCATTAATTTCTCTTGCCGACGGTCTTGAGCACGCCAGGGAACACCATTACGCGCTGGGTGCGTTTAACGTTCTCGACTCCCACTTCCTGCGCGCGCTGTTTGCCGCAGCAAAACAGGAGCGGTCGCCTTTTATCATCAACATCGCGGAAGTGCATTTTAAATATGTGTCTTTGGATTCGCTTGTTGAAGCGGTCAAATTCGAGGCCGCCAGACACGATATCCCCGTGGTGCTTAACCTCGATCACGGGCTGCATTATGAGGCAGTAGTGCGTGCGCTGCGCTTAGGATTCAGCTCGGTGATGTTCGATGGCTCCACGCTGAGCTACGAAGAAAACATCCGCCAGACCCGGGAAGTGGTGAAGATGTGTCATGCGGTGGGGGTCTCCGTTGAAGCGGAGCTGGGTGCCGTGGGGGGCGATGAAGGCGGAGCTTTGTATGGCCATGCGGATGAAGCCTTCTTTACCGATCCGCACCTGGCGCGCGAATTTGTCGATTTGACCGGCATCGACGCGCTGGCGGTGGCTATTGGCAATGCGCACGGCAAATACAAAGGCGAGCCCAAACTCGATTTTCCCCGTCTGGATGCCATTCGCCAGCAAACCGGTCTGCCGCTGGTACTGCACGGCGGCTCTGGCATTAGCGATGCCGACTTCCGCCGCGCCATCGAACTGGGGATCCACAAAATCAATTTCTATACCGGCATGTCACAGGCAGCACTGGCGTCGGTGGAACACCGGATGTCGCACCGTCAGCCGCTGTACGACGAGTTTGCCGAGCTGCTGCTGGGCATTGAAGAGGCGATAACCGACACGGTGGCCGAACAGATGCGCATCTTCGGCAGCGCGGGGCAGGCATAA
- a CDS encoding D-lyxose/D-mannose family sugar isomerase gives MKRSEINEILGHTRQFFSMHDVHLPPFASFPPTQWQQLDQGAWREVFDLKLGWDVTAFGGNNFAAQGLTLFTLRNGSPNSVPYEKCYAEKIMHVRDGQVTPMHFHWRKREDIINRGGGNLIIELWNAGAHEETENTDVTVTIDGCLQTHAPGSQLRLAPGESICLTPGLYHSFWGERGFGDVLVGEVSSVNDDEHDNHFLQPVARYNNIEEDEPAVLVLCNEYNLFRI, from the coding sequence ATGAAACGCTCCGAAATCAACGAAATCCTCGGCCATACGCGGCAGTTCTTTTCCATGCACGATGTTCACCTGCCACCCTTTGCCAGCTTCCCACCAACGCAATGGCAACAGCTCGACCAGGGCGCATGGCGTGAAGTGTTCGACCTCAAGCTCGGCTGGGATGTAACCGCGTTTGGCGGTAACAACTTTGCCGCTCAGGGGTTAACGCTGTTTACGCTGCGCAACGGCTCCCCCAACAGCGTGCCGTATGAAAAATGCTATGCCGAAAAAATCATGCACGTACGCGACGGCCAGGTTACACCCATGCATTTTCACTGGCGTAAACGCGAGGACATCATTAATCGCGGCGGTGGCAATCTGATTATTGAGTTATGGAACGCCGGCGCGCATGAAGAAACGGAAAACACCGACGTTACCGTGACAATCGATGGCTGCCTTCAGACCCACGCACCCGGCAGCCAGCTGCGCCTGGCACCAGGGGAGAGCATCTGCCTGACGCCCGGCCTGTACCACAGTTTCTGGGGCGAGCGCGGCTTTGGTGATGTGCTGGTCGGCGAAGTGTCGTCGGTCAATGACGATGAACACGACAATCACTTTTTACAGCCAGTCGCCCGCTACAACAATATCGAAGAAGACGAACCGGCGGTGCTGGTGCTGTGCAACGAATACAACCTGTTTCGGATTTAA
- a CDS encoding ABC transporter substrate-binding protein, with translation MRLKPLVTALCAGALLAAAPFAQAKDLKSIGVTVGDLANPFFVQITKGAELEARKLAGDNVKVTLVSSGYDLGQQVAQIDNFIAAKVDMIILNAADSKGIGPAVKRAKDAGIVVVAVDVAAEGADATITSDNTQAGEMACKYITDRLKGKGNVVIINGPPVSAVQNRVEGCQTEFKRHPDIKVLSDNQNAKGSREGGLEVMTSLLAANPKIDGVFAINDPTAIGADLAAKQAQRSEFFIVGVDGSPDGEEALKRENSLFVATPAQDPQVMAAKAVEIGYDILQGKPAPKEPVLIPVTMIDKKNVGTYKGWTVK, from the coding sequence ATGAGATTGAAGCCCTTAGTGACCGCGCTCTGTGCTGGCGCACTGCTTGCCGCAGCTCCATTTGCGCAGGCAAAAGACCTGAAATCCATCGGCGTAACGGTGGGTGACCTGGCTAACCCGTTCTTCGTGCAGATAACCAAAGGTGCCGAGCTGGAAGCGCGCAAACTGGCAGGTGATAACGTGAAAGTGACGCTGGTTTCCAGCGGTTACGATCTGGGTCAGCAGGTGGCGCAGATTGATAACTTTATCGCTGCAAAAGTCGACATGATCATCCTCAATGCGGCGGATTCTAAAGGGATCGGCCCGGCGGTAAAACGCGCGAAAGATGCCGGGATCGTCGTGGTGGCGGTTGACGTGGCGGCGGAAGGGGCAGATGCAACGATCACCTCCGATAACACCCAGGCGGGGGAAATGGCCTGTAAGTACATCACCGATCGCCTCAAAGGCAAAGGCAATGTGGTTATCATCAACGGACCACCGGTTTCTGCGGTACAAAACCGTGTGGAAGGCTGCCAGACCGAGTTTAAGCGCCACCCGGATATCAAAGTGCTGTCAGACAACCAGAACGCCAAAGGCAGCCGTGAAGGCGGGCTGGAGGTAATGACTTCCCTGCTGGCCGCCAATCCGAAGATCGACGGCGTGTTCGCGATTAACGATCCTACGGCGATCGGGGCCGATCTGGCAGCGAAACAGGCGCAACGCAGTGAGTTCTTTATCGTCGGCGTGGACGGCTCGCCAGATGGTGAAGAGGCGCTGAAACGGGAAAATTCCCTGTTTGTGGCGACCCCGGCACAAGATCCGCAGGTGATGGCGGCAAAAGCGGTAGAAATCGGCTATGACATTCTACAGGGCAAACCTGCGCCGAAAGAGCCTGTGCTGATCCCGGTGACGATGATCGATAAAAAGAACGTCGGTACGTATAAGGGATGGACAGTTAAGTAA
- a CDS encoding ABC transporter permease subunit, with protein sequence MTNSTNPQQVAKSASAKKMLMSDLMQTIGILPILILIVAVFGVIAPNFFTESNLLNITRQASINIVLAAGMTFIILTGGIDLSVGSILGTTAVAAMVVSLIPEFAMLSIPAALMLGMVLGLFNGALVAFAGLPPFIVTLGTYTALRGAAYLLADGTTVINSNISFEWIGNNYLGPVPWLVVIALAVIAICWFILRRTTLGVHIYAVGGNMQAARLTGIKVWMVLLFVYGMSGLLSGLGGVMSASRLYSANGNLGMGYELDAIAAVILGGTSFVGGIGTITGTLVGALIIATLNNGMTLMGVSYFWQLVIKGAVIIIAVLIDKYRTRHHQSA encoded by the coding sequence ATGACCAACTCAACCAATCCGCAACAGGTGGCGAAATCCGCCTCCGCCAAAAAAATGCTGATGAGCGATCTGATGCAAACGATCGGTATTTTGCCGATATTAATTCTGATTGTGGCGGTATTTGGCGTTATCGCGCCTAACTTCTTCACCGAAAGTAACCTGCTCAACATTACCCGTCAGGCGTCTATCAACATTGTGCTGGCGGCGGGGATGACTTTCATCATTTTAACCGGCGGGATTGACCTCTCCGTGGGGTCGATTCTGGGCACCACGGCGGTGGCGGCCATGGTGGTGTCGCTTATCCCTGAGTTCGCGATGCTGTCGATTCCGGCGGCGCTGATGCTGGGTATGGTGCTTGGGTTATTCAACGGTGCGCTGGTGGCCTTTGCCGGGCTACCGCCGTTTATCGTCACTCTAGGAACCTACACGGCCCTGCGCGGCGCAGCCTATCTGCTGGCAGACGGTACAACGGTTATCAACTCGAACATCAGCTTTGAGTGGATCGGCAATAACTATCTCGGCCCCGTGCCGTGGCTGGTGGTGATCGCGCTGGCTGTCATCGCGATTTGCTGGTTCATCCTGCGCCGGACCACGCTGGGCGTTCATATCTACGCGGTGGGCGGCAACATGCAGGCGGCACGCTTAACCGGTATCAAGGTGTGGATGGTGCTGCTGTTTGTGTATGGCATGAGCGGGCTGCTTTCGGGCTTAGGCGGGGTGATGAGCGCATCGCGACTCTACAGCGCCAACGGCAACTTAGGCATGGGCTATGAGCTGGACGCGATTGCCGCGGTGATCCTCGGCGGCACCAGTTTTGTCGGCGGGATCGGTACGATCACCGGCACGCTGGTGGGCGCATTGATCATCGCGACGCTTAACAACGGCATGACGCTGATGGGCGTCTCCTATTTCTGGCAACTGGTGATCAAAGGGGCGGTGATCATCATTGCGGTGCTGATCGACAAATACCGTACCCGACACCATCAAAGTGCATAA